A part of Halictus rubicundus isolate RS-2024b chromosome 4, iyHalRubi1_principal, whole genome shotgun sequence genomic DNA contains:
- the LOC143353803 gene encoding uncharacterized protein LOC143353803 has protein sequence MAVVPIRGNSNPSYSSVHIWDFEAINAQRELVDNWKPKHEVWWLKHGEKFVGGMCAVNGLLINSMFRNKLKLHSKGRFLSFVYASFGTGTLGGYFYSSFITNDILLYKHGCPVCYEIKASLITAATATLFPLLTMPLLNLGMAASVGLRVPFVYEVRELARFGWSVLKPGMTHLSFLCAFNSFTASVIAYKQMLAAGRIADTLLEMEDDLSQKKSETLQ, from the exons ATGGCAGTTGTACCCATACGAGGCAACAGTAATCCATCGTACAGTTCAGTACATATATGGGACTTTGAAGCAATCAATGCTCAACGGGAATTAGTAGATAACTGGAAACCGAAACATGAAGT ATGGTGGCTTAAACATGGTGAGAAGTTTGTTGGCGGAATGTGTGCCGTAAATGGATTACTAATTAATTCTATGTTCAGAAACAAATTGAAACTGCATAGCAAGGGTCGTTTTCTTTCATTCGTGTATGCATCTTTTGGGACAGGTACACTGGGAGGTTACTTCTATAGTTCT TTTATCACAAACGACATACTACTATACAAGCATGGATGTCCAGTGTGTTATGAAATAAAAGCAAGTTTAATCACAGCTGCTACAGCTACGTTATTTCCATTGTTAACAATGCCATTGCTTAACCTTGGA atGGCTGCAAGCGTGGGACTAAGAGTTCCTTTTGTGTACGAAGTACGAGAACTTGCTCGTTTTGGCTGGAGCGTTTTAAAACCAGGAATGACACATTTGTCGTTCTTATGTGCATTTAATTCATTCACAGCTAGCGTTATAGCGTACAAACAAATGTTGGCAGCAGGCAGAATAGCAGATACATTATTAGAAATGGAAGACGATTTATcacaaaaaaaaagtgaaacattacaGTAA